The Solibacillus daqui genome has a segment encoding these proteins:
- a CDS encoding response regulator transcription factor: MRILLLERDQAEIQGIEWYLKNYFSSGMQFSGITDTMDLERMLHSFEPTILMVDVALVTSHVEKLLKNRALHIICFTAQPIFQHAMKAISLQAKQLFVKPIPLEQLKSTLMTLPALESTVPFTNSMQTDAQMYVDLFLNSPQIIQSAQSKFVLIEPSNFDSNLQLYHWLMQSPIFSELTAFPLQKRIICLISGQEQAQLIKNLRLVIREWYTMTEEFLNIAIYDGADATLRDMYTEAKQVLTQRFYKGYEHVFLTSQSISLSYLDPLLTPEEQQLWITSLEEGNLTAVKQFLYKLTAPNCYYSQDEVRIHLTSILAQIRRFMLKYHLHHQAKMETQYRALFHLILEHPILYAIVQEFILFTQQLIQIKLDSQQTLSANYAELAVEYIESSYENNELSLTMIAQHLNINANYLSTLFSKKLGVPLKKFLQQFRVQQAAKLLLETTIPIGTIAESVGFSDSNYFIKVFREYYHVTPYRYRMEKERKR, encoded by the coding sequence ATGCGTATTTTATTATTGGAGCGTGATCAAGCTGAAATACAGGGCATTGAGTGGTATTTAAAAAATTATTTTTCAAGTGGTATGCAATTTTCGGGGATTACAGATACGATGGATTTAGAGCGAATGCTTCATTCATTTGAACCAACTATTCTTATGGTCGACGTGGCACTCGTCACTTCACATGTTGAGAAGCTACTAAAAAATCGAGCACTTCACATTATTTGTTTTACCGCACAGCCGATTTTTCAGCACGCGATGAAAGCAATCTCATTGCAAGCAAAGCAATTATTTGTGAAGCCGATTCCTTTAGAGCAATTAAAATCAACATTGATGACGTTGCCAGCTCTCGAAAGTACCGTCCCATTTACTAATTCAATGCAAACCGATGCCCAAATGTACGTTGATTTGTTTTTAAATTCGCCGCAAATTATTCAGTCGGCACAATCAAAATTCGTTTTAATTGAGCCTTCTAACTTCGATTCAAATTTACAGCTTTATCATTGGCTTATGCAGTCGCCTATTTTTTCAGAGCTCACAGCATTTCCATTGCAAAAACGTATTATATGTTTAATTTCAGGGCAGGAGCAAGCCCAACTCATTAAAAACTTACGCTTAGTTATACGGGAATGGTATACGATGACCGAGGAATTTCTAAATATCGCTATTTATGATGGAGCGGATGCCACTTTACGGGACATGTATACTGAGGCAAAACAAGTACTGACACAACGCTTTTATAAAGGTTATGAGCATGTTTTTTTAACTTCCCAATCTATTTCTTTATCGTATTTGGATCCGTTACTCACACCCGAGGAACAGCAACTTTGGATTACTTCTTTAGAGGAGGGCAATTTAACTGCGGTGAAGCAGTTTTTATATAAATTGACCGCACCGAATTGCTATTACTCACAAGATGAAGTGCGTATTCATTTAACAAGCATCCTTGCACAAATCCGACGTTTTATGTTGAAATATCATTTACATCATCAAGCAAAAATGGAAACACAGTATCGTGCATTATTTCACTTAATATTGGAGCATCCCATTTTATATGCGATTGTGCAGGAATTTATTTTATTCACGCAGCAGCTTATCCAAATTAAATTGGATTCGCAGCAAACTTTATCTGCAAATTATGCGGAGCTGGCGGTGGAATATATTGAGTCGTCTTATGAAAATAATGAGCTATCTTTAACAATGATTGCGCAGCATTTAAATATTAACGCCAATTATTTAAGCACTTTATTTTCGAAAAAATTGGGTGTACCTTTAAAAAAATTTTTACAGCAATTTCGTGTACAACAGGCGGCTAAATTATTGCTTGAAACAACCATTCCCATTGGAACGATTGCCGAATCAGTGGGCTTTTCAGATAGTAATTATTTTATTAAAGTTTTTCGTGAATATTATCATGTCACACCTTATCGCTACCGAATGGAAAAAGAACGGAAGCGCTAA